The proteins below are encoded in one region of Halorarum halophilum:
- a CDS encoding glycosyltransferase family 2 protein has protein sequence MYEGKTVGVVIPAYNEESFIGEVIDTLPEFVDRAYVIDDASTDGTLAEIEEHAAEANESVPEDPPMTDGGVELDPRVVPIQHEENRGVGGAIKTGYLHALDDGVDVTAVMGGDGQTEPDIVERIITPVVEGKADYAKGNRLLDRDRDDMPAFRQVGNFMLTFITKIASGYWKLMDPQNGSTAISHEALERVGIEDMYEGYGYCNDLLIRLNTRNMTVADVSRRAVYKDEESHIDYRTYIPKVSTMLLRGFLRRLRTKYLVNDFHPLPLFYYLGALGAGSGLLALVANAVRRGRNDGIAGGVALFMVGCVMLLLAMVFDLEENRDLEVLLYDR, from the coding sequence ATGTACGAGGGGAAGACGGTCGGCGTCGTCATTCCGGCGTACAACGAGGAGTCGTTCATCGGGGAGGTCATCGACACCCTCCCGGAGTTCGTCGACCGCGCGTACGTCATCGACGACGCGTCGACCGACGGCACGTTGGCGGAGATCGAGGAGCACGCGGCCGAGGCGAACGAGTCGGTCCCCGAGGACCCGCCGATGACCGACGGCGGGGTGGAGCTCGACCCGCGGGTCGTCCCCATCCAGCACGAGGAGAACCGGGGCGTCGGCGGCGCGATCAAGACGGGGTACCTCCACGCGCTCGACGACGGCGTCGACGTGACGGCCGTCATGGGCGGCGACGGCCAGACCGAGCCCGACATCGTCGAACGCATCATCACGCCGGTCGTCGAGGGGAAGGCCGACTACGCGAAGGGCAACCGCCTCCTCGACCGCGACCGCGACGACATGCCCGCGTTCCGCCAGGTGGGCAACTTCATGCTCACCTTCATCACGAAGATCGCCAGCGGCTACTGGAAGCTGATGGACCCGCAGAACGGGTCGACCGCCATCTCCCACGAGGCGCTGGAGCGGGTCGGCATCGAGGACATGTACGAGGGGTACGGCTACTGCAACGACCTCCTCATCCGGCTGAACACCCGGAACATGACCGTCGCCGACGTCTCGCGGCGCGCGGTGTACAAGGACGAGGAGAGCCACATCGACTACCGGACGTACATCCCGAAGGTGTCGACGATGCTCCTGCGGGGGTTCCTCCGGCGGCTCCGGACGAAGTACCTCGTGAACGACTTCCACCCGCTCCCGCTGTTCTACTACCTCGGGGCGCTCGGGGCGGGCAGCGGCCTCCTCGCGCTCGTCGCGAACGCGGTACGGCGCGGGCGGAACGACGGGATCGCGGGGGGCGTCGCCCTCTTCATGGTCGGCTGCGTCATGCTGCTGCTGGCGATGGTGTTCGACCTGGAGGAGAACCGGGACCTCGAAGTGCTGCTGTACGACCGGTAA
- a CDS encoding polysaccharide deacetylase family protein, whose amino-acid sequence MSDPDAGTTGGDADAVETDGAGTTVDDGLVSVADDRMTFTFDWYGDFLDRLLSHGYRFRGYSDEIESGDVILRHDVDLSPRKSLRTARMEAERGIESTYFFLLTSPFYNVQHKPNREIIARIESLGHDVGLHFSTHQYWNGEPSSPELVERVRSEQRVLVEIAEDPVSAVSFHRPPEWVFRRSFRSFDSTYEERFFTEIAYRGDSNQRWRNEPPLADGTPDRMQVLTHPGLWGEEDASFVERLSALEDETLGRTRRFMEEQFVEKKYNIDEFCDFGEEFEPAAVSQQQQ is encoded by the coding sequence ATGAGCGACCCCGACGCGGGAACGACCGGCGGGGACGCCGACGCCGTCGAAACGGACGGCGCGGGCACGACCGTCGACGACGGGCTGGTCTCCGTCGCGGACGACCGGATGACGTTCACGTTCGACTGGTACGGCGACTTCCTCGACCGCCTGCTGTCCCACGGCTACCGGTTCCGCGGCTACAGCGACGAGATCGAGTCCGGCGACGTCATCCTCCGCCACGACGTGGACCTCTCGCCCCGGAAGTCGCTCCGGACCGCCCGGATGGAGGCCGAGCGCGGCATCGAGTCGACGTACTTCTTCCTGCTCACCTCGCCGTTCTACAACGTCCAGCACAAGCCGAACCGAGAGATCATCGCGCGGATCGAGTCGCTCGGCCACGACGTGGGCCTCCACTTCAGCACCCACCAGTACTGGAACGGGGAGCCCTCGTCGCCGGAACTCGTGGAGCGGGTGCGCTCGGAGCAGCGCGTCCTGGTGGAGATCGCGGAGGACCCGGTGAGCGCCGTCTCGTTCCACCGGCCGCCCGAGTGGGTGTTCCGGCGCTCGTTCCGGAGCTTCGACAGCACCTACGAGGAGCGCTTCTTCACGGAGATCGCCTACCGGGGCGACTCGAACCAGCGCTGGCGGAACGAACCGCCCCTCGCCGACGGCACGCCCGACCGGATGCAGGTGCTGACCCACCCGGGTCTCTGGGGCGAGGAGGACGCGAGCTTCGTCGAGCGGCTGTCGGCGCTCGAGGACGAGACGCTCGGCCGAACGCGCCGGTTCATGGAGGAGCAGTTCGTCGAGAAGAAGTACAACATCGACGAGTTCTGCGACTTCGGCGAGGAGTTCGAACCGGCGGCCGTCTCACAGCAACAGCAGTAG
- a CDS encoding DapH/DapD/GlmU-related protein — translation MTGHSHAARSADGDQPGDGRTTGLDAGELASFLDAELTGPRTTVTGVDALDGAGPDDLAFCTYDDPDEVRASDAGVVVCGRSIPAIEGRTLVHADRPKPAFVRAVNEFFVDEVAETTVHPSAVVEPGATVGERCRIGANAYVADCVTIGDDCSVGPGTVLGETGFGFARMDDDSLGRQIHDGEVVLEDDVAVGANCSIDRAVFDETVVRRGAKLSGNVHLAHQVEIGEDVTVAFGSGFAGGSSIGARTTVHPQVSVATDVTVGADAELGMNAAVLEDVPAGTTVAGSPARPLGDSQ, via the coding sequence ATGACGGGTCACTCACACGCCGCACGGTCGGCAGACGGGGACCAGCCGGGGGACGGCCGGACGACCGGGCTCGACGCCGGCGAACTCGCGTCGTTCCTCGACGCCGAGTTGACCGGGCCGCGGACGACGGTCACGGGCGTCGACGCGCTCGACGGCGCGGGACCGGACGACCTCGCGTTCTGCACGTACGACGACCCAGACGAGGTCCGGGCGTCCGACGCGGGCGTCGTCGTCTGCGGACGGTCGATCCCGGCGATCGAGGGTCGGACGCTCGTCCACGCCGACCGGCCGAAGCCGGCCTTCGTCAGAGCCGTGAACGAGTTCTTCGTCGACGAGGTGGCCGAGACGACGGTCCACCCGTCGGCGGTCGTCGAACCGGGCGCGACGGTCGGCGAGCGCTGCCGGATCGGCGCGAACGCCTACGTCGCCGACTGCGTCACCATCGGCGACGACTGTTCGGTCGGCCCGGGGACCGTCCTCGGTGAGACCGGGTTCGGGTTCGCGCGGATGGACGACGACAGCCTCGGCCGACAGATCCACGACGGCGAGGTCGTCCTCGAGGACGACGTCGCCGTGGGCGCGAACTGCTCGATCGACCGGGCGGTGTTCGACGAGACGGTGGTCCGCCGCGGCGCGAAACTGAGCGGCAACGTCCACCTCGCCCACCAGGTCGAGATCGGCGAGGACGTCACCGTCGCCTTCGGCTCCGGCTTCGCCGGGGGCTCCTCGATCGGCGCACGCACGACCGTCCACCCGCAGGTGTCGGTCGCCACAGACGTCACCGTCGGCGCCGACGCCGAACTCGGCATGAACGCCGCGGTACTCGAGGACGTGCCCGCGGGGACGACGGTCGCGGGCTCGCCGGCCCGACCGCTGGGGGACTCGCAATGA
- a CDS encoding metal-dependent hydrolase, with amino-acid sequence MWPWEHLAFGYLLYSAWTHVAWRRSPRGAEALVLALATQFPDLVDKPLSWGLGLFPQGYAIGHSVLFAVPAAAVVAAVALRHDRPDVGVAFAAGYVSHLAADVLSPALKGQGLGFERVLWPFVTFEGYESDVGFAGRFTLYVGRYLHEVTQPEYLPFLLLYLGMLLAVVGLWVLDGAPGIRSLLGVLRSRSPDV; translated from the coding sequence ATGTGGCCGTGGGAGCACCTCGCGTTCGGCTACCTGCTCTACTCGGCGTGGACCCACGTCGCCTGGCGGCGCTCGCCGCGCGGCGCCGAGGCGCTGGTCCTCGCGCTGGCGACGCAGTTCCCCGACCTCGTCGACAAGCCGCTCTCGTGGGGGCTCGGACTGTTCCCGCAGGGCTACGCCATCGGCCACTCCGTCCTGTTCGCCGTGCCGGCCGCGGCCGTCGTGGCGGCGGTCGCCCTTCGCCATGACCGGCCCGACGTCGGCGTCGCGTTCGCCGCCGGGTACGTCTCCCACCTCGCGGCCGACGTTCTCAGCCCGGCGCTCAAGGGACAGGGGCTCGGGTTCGAACGCGTCCTCTGGCCGTTCGTCACCTTCGAGGGGTACGAGAGCGACGTCGGCTTCGCGGGTCGGTTCACCCTGTACGTCGGCCGCTACCTCCACGAGGTCACCCAGCCGGAGTACCTGCCCTTCCTCCTGCTCTACCTCGGGATGCTGCTCGCGGTCGTGGGGCTGTGGGTGCTCGACGGGGCGCCCGGCATTCGGTCGCTGCTCGGCGTGCTCCGGTCCCGCTCGCCCGACGTCTGA
- a CDS encoding DUF1616 domain-containing protein, whose translation MNARTNRWTTDLLVVLLLTVIATGVVLLDVDSSPLRTAAVAPILILLPGYALVAAIYPERAKQSDEWSPEKRSVAPPGVVDDGLSPSARLGLSVAASIAIVPAIVLALNFAAGTIAVVPTLLVLAPLTVVLTLLAFFRRARLPEERRMGVPPLTHLLGMAVRPFRKHDRSLSQSSTFEATTWRGLLMNVLLVASVLALVSSVGVAYVYPTEEQGFTELYLTTETDDGEFVAENYPTQFSSGESQPLFVTVTNREGAEQSYTIVAELQRIDQTPNGTTVAEETELTRFTPTVGAGETARVEHDLQPTFSGGRLRVQYLLYQGEPPEDPTRENAYRDVQLMISVGGGGSGGDTGGSDDGANADGDGGGSSDDGGAEDGGTGTGTPTGTSTPAGTSTSTGTSTGTSTDSGMTTPTGTQTETGTGTGTDTGTGTGTETGTGTGTETDDGGIGLGGN comes from the coding sequence ATGAACGCGCGGACAAACAGGTGGACGACCGACCTCCTCGTCGTTCTGCTCCTCACGGTGATCGCCACCGGGGTCGTCCTCCTCGACGTCGACAGCTCGCCGCTCAGGACGGCCGCCGTGGCCCCGATACTGATCCTCCTTCCGGGCTACGCGCTGGTCGCCGCGATCTACCCCGAGCGCGCGAAGCAGAGCGACGAGTGGTCCCCGGAGAAGCGGTCGGTCGCGCCCCCCGGCGTCGTCGACGACGGGCTGTCGCCGTCCGCGCGCCTCGGCCTCTCGGTCGCCGCGAGCATCGCCATCGTCCCCGCCATCGTGCTCGCGCTGAACTTCGCCGCCGGCACCATCGCCGTGGTTCCGACGCTCCTGGTGCTCGCACCGCTCACCGTGGTGTTGACGCTGCTGGCGTTCTTCCGCCGCGCTCGGCTCCCCGAGGAGCGGCGGATGGGCGTCCCGCCGCTGACGCACCTGCTCGGGATGGCGGTGCGCCCGTTCAGGAAGCACGACCGGAGCCTCTCGCAGTCGTCGACGTTCGAGGCGACGACGTGGCGGGGGCTGCTCATGAACGTCCTCCTGGTGGCGAGCGTCCTCGCGCTCGTGAGCAGCGTCGGCGTCGCGTACGTCTACCCGACGGAGGAACAGGGGTTCACCGAACTGTACCTCACCACCGAGACGGACGACGGCGAGTTTGTCGCGGAGAACTACCCGACCCAGTTCTCCTCCGGGGAGAGCCAGCCGCTGTTCGTGACCGTGACGAACCGTGAGGGGGCCGAGCAGTCCTACACCATCGTGGCGGAGCTCCAGCGGATAGACCAGACGCCGAACGGGACGACCGTCGCCGAGGAGACCGAACTCACCAGGTTCACGCCCACGGTCGGCGCGGGAGAGACCGCGCGGGTCGAGCACGACCTCCAGCCGACGTTCAGCGGCGGGCGCCTCCGGGTGCAGTACCTCCTGTACCAGGGTGAACCGCCGGAGGACCCCACGCGGGAGAACGCCTACCGGGATGTGCAGCTGATGATCTCGGTCGGCGGTGGCGGGAGCGGGGGCGACACCGGTGGCAGCGATGACGGCGCTAACGCTGATGGCGACGGTGGCGGTAGCAGCGACGACGGCGGTGCTGAGGATGGCGGTACCGGAACGGGCACCCCGACAGGTACGAGTACCCCGGCAGGTACGAGCACCTCCACGGGGACGAGCACCGGAACGAGTACCGATTCCGGGATGACTACTCCGACGGGCACTCAGACCGAAACCGGAACCGGCACCGGAACTGACACCGGCACTGGAACCGGCACCGAGACGGGTACGGGCACCGGGACCGAGACCGACGACGGCGGGATCGGTCTCGGGGGCAACTAA
- a CDS encoding DegT/DnrJ/EryC1/StrS family aminotransferase, whose product MSGEVPLAGEVPIADPELGDAEIDRVVDVLESGQLADGPEVRAFEDEFADRCDSEHAVATSNGTTALHAALEAVDIGEGDRVLTTPFSFVATANAVRLAGAEPVFADVDPGTYNLDPNSVEERLREEAVDAILAVHLYGLPAPMAELADIAEAHDVPLIEDAAQAHGAEFEGTPVGSIGTVGTFSFYPTKNMTTGEGGMITTDDEEVADAAASFVNHGRETAGYEHVELGHNFRMTSMAAAIGREQLARLDEFIERRRENAEILTDALADSPCVTPTEPEYARHVYHQYTVRCGNRDELKDALAERNVGSAVYYPTCITEQPAYGGEFGSAPVAEQLADEVLSLPVHPNVSPEAAAYIGDLIADELEVAHV is encoded by the coding sequence ATGAGCGGCGAGGTCCCCCTCGCGGGGGAGGTCCCCATCGCCGACCCCGAGCTCGGGGACGCCGAGATCGACCGCGTCGTCGACGTGCTCGAATCCGGGCAGCTCGCGGACGGCCCCGAGGTGCGCGCGTTCGAGGACGAGTTCGCCGACCGCTGCGACAGCGAGCACGCCGTCGCCACGTCGAACGGGACGACCGCGCTCCACGCGGCGCTCGAGGCGGTCGACATCGGCGAGGGCGACCGCGTCCTCACGACGCCGTTCTCGTTCGTCGCGACGGCGAACGCGGTCAGGCTCGCGGGCGCGGAACCGGTGTTCGCGGACGTCGACCCCGGGACGTACAACCTCGACCCGAACAGCGTCGAGGAGCGCCTGCGCGAGGAGGCGGTGGACGCCATCCTGGCGGTCCACCTCTACGGGCTGCCCGCGCCGATGGCCGAACTCGCCGACATCGCTGAGGCACACGACGTCCCGCTGATCGAGGACGCGGCGCAGGCGCACGGCGCCGAGTTCGAGGGGACGCCGGTCGGCTCCATCGGCACCGTCGGCACGTTCTCGTTCTACCCGACGAAGAACATGACCACGGGCGAGGGCGGGATGATCACGACCGACGACGAAGAGGTCGCCGACGCGGCCGCCAGCTTCGTCAACCACGGGCGGGAGACCGCCGGCTACGAGCACGTCGAGCTCGGCCACAACTTCCGCATGACGAGCATGGCCGCCGCCATCGGCCGCGAGCAGCTGGCGCGGCTGGACGAGTTCATCGAGCGCCGGCGCGAGAACGCCGAGATCCTCACGGACGCGCTCGCGGACAGTCCCTGCGTCACGCCGACGGAACCGGAGTACGCCAGGCACGTCTACCACCAGTACACCGTCCGCTGCGGGAACCGGGACGAGCTGAAGGACGCGCTGGCCGAGCGGAACGTCGGAAGCGCCGTCTACTACCCGACGTGCATCACCGAGCAGCCGGCCTACGGGGGCGAGTTCGGCTCGGCCCCGGTGGCCGAACAGCTCGCCGACGAGGTGCTCTCGCTGCCGGTCCACCCGAACGTCTCGCCGGAGGCGGCCGCGTACATCGGCGACCTGATCGCCGACGAACTGGAGGTGGCCCATGTCTGA
- a CDS encoding Gfo/Idh/MocA family protein, translating to MSETPLRAGVIGVGSMGQNHARVYDEIRPTTLAGVFDVDDEQAASIAREHETTAMGLEELLETVDVATVAVPTEYHYDMARQCIEHGVDVLVEKPFVAEPAEGEELIELAERAGVTVQVGHIERFNPAVITLREFVDDLDVISVSAERLGPPLEREIDDSVVMDLMIHDIDIVLDLIDGELTTVNAVGTDEGRYASANLSFDSGVVGHLTASRVTQEKVRGLTISARDCRVKVDYIDQTVEVHRASTPEYLREGGNVHYRHENLVERVTVDRREPLKEELRAFADAAANGTEPVVTAEDGLQVLETTTAIEQDATRSRLERAGVPVNAGSD from the coding sequence ATGTCTGAGACGCCGCTCCGGGCCGGGGTCATCGGCGTGGGGAGCATGGGGCAGAACCACGCGCGCGTGTACGACGAGATCCGCCCGACGACGCTCGCGGGCGTCTTCGACGTGGACGACGAGCAGGCCGCGTCGATCGCACGGGAGCACGAGACGACGGCGATGGGGCTCGAGGAGCTCCTGGAGACGGTCGACGTCGCCACGGTCGCGGTGCCGACGGAGTACCACTACGACATGGCCCGCCAGTGCATCGAGCACGGCGTCGACGTGCTCGTCGAGAAGCCGTTCGTCGCCGAGCCGGCGGAGGGCGAGGAGCTCATCGAGCTCGCGGAGCGGGCCGGCGTCACCGTACAGGTCGGCCACATCGAGCGGTTCAACCCGGCTGTCATCACGCTCCGCGAGTTCGTCGACGACCTCGACGTCATCTCGGTCAGCGCGGAGCGGCTCGGCCCGCCCCTCGAGCGCGAGATCGACGACTCCGTGGTGATGGACCTGATGATCCACGACATCGACATCGTCCTCGACCTGATCGACGGCGAGCTCACCACGGTCAACGCCGTCGGGACGGATGAGGGGCGCTACGCCTCCGCGAACCTGTCGTTCGACTCGGGCGTCGTCGGCCATCTCACCGCCAGCCGCGTGACCCAGGAGAAGGTCCGCGGGCTCACCATCTCGGCCCGCGACTGTCGGGTGAAGGTCGACTACATCGACCAGACGGTCGAGGTCCACCGGGCCTCCACGCCGGAGTACCTCCGCGAGGGGGGGAACGTCCACTACCGCCACGAGAACCTCGTCGAGCGGGTGACCGTCGACCGCCGCGAACCGCTCAAGGAGGAGCTCCGGGCGTTCGCCGACGCCGCGGCGAACGGGACCGAGCCTGTGGTGACCGCCGAGGACGGCCTCCAGGTGCTCGAGACCACCACGGCCATCGAGCAGGACGCGACCCGGTCGCGCCTCGAACGCGCGGGCGTGCCGGTGAACGCCGGCTCCGACTGA
- a CDS encoding acyltransferase, with translation MTGFVTGADSQIDDDATVGYPDEADGENTVIGANATIRAGTIIYDGVDIGDDFTTGHNAVVREETRMGDDVLVGSDTIVDGRCTIGSQVSMQTGVYVPPKTRIHDGVFLGPNAVLTNDPYPLRQDVELDGPTIREGASIGANATVLPGVTVGENAFVAAGAVVTEDVPADTLAVGVPAEHKPLPDELEGGNLDR, from the coding sequence ATGACCGGCTTCGTCACCGGAGCCGACAGTCAGATCGACGACGACGCCACCGTCGGCTACCCGGACGAGGCGGACGGGGAGAACACCGTGATCGGTGCGAACGCGACCATCCGCGCCGGCACAATCATCTACGACGGCGTGGACATCGGCGACGACTTCACGACGGGCCACAACGCGGTCGTCCGCGAGGAGACCCGGATGGGCGACGACGTGCTCGTCGGCTCGGACACGATCGTCGACGGCCGGTGTACCATCGGCTCGCAGGTGAGCATGCAGACCGGCGTCTACGTCCCGCCGAAGACGAGGATCCACGACGGCGTCTTCCTCGGGCCGAACGCCGTGCTGACGAACGACCCCTACCCGCTGCGACAGGACGTCGAACTCGACGGGCCGACGATCCGCGAGGGGGCCTCGATCGGCGCGAACGCGACCGTGCTCCCCGGCGTCACCGTCGGCGAGAACGCGTTCGTCGCCGCCGGCGCCGTCGTCACGGAGGACGTGCCCGCCGACACCCTCGCCGTCGGCGTTCCGGCCGAACACAAGCCGCTTCCGGACGAACTGGAAGGGGGGAACCTCGACCGATGA
- a CDS encoding nucleotide sugar dehydrogenase, translating into MTAEGTFQFYGSSDSPESVNAALTGGEVPVAVYGLGKMGLPLATVYAEVTGNVTGVDVDPDVVERVNRGESHVAGEPGLDDAVGDLVDAGSLSATADGEAAAEDARLHVIIVPTLIDEGNEPDLSVVTEVAETISAGLEPGDMVIAESTLPPRSCRDVLLPLLEEESGVSREEFGLAFCPERTSSGRALEDIRGAYPKIVGGIDDESGRLAELIYGNVNSNDVIRVADATTAEAVKVFEGVYRDVNIGLANELGRHAGELDIDVTEAIEAANTQPFCEIHRPGAGVGGHCIPYYPHFLIQQFDADSRLMETARGVNEEMPAYTADAALDGLLGEGVDPADASVLVLGLTYRPGVDELRATPALPIVEELSSAGTDVDAVDPVTDDDEPFERAGATIRDLDEVEDATYDAVVLVTDQPAFESLDVPALGPEDRDLVVVDGRQALTELRGADGVAYRGVGVNV; encoded by the coding sequence ATGACCGCCGAAGGGACGTTCCAGTTCTACGGGTCGAGCGACTCGCCGGAGTCCGTGAACGCGGCGCTCACCGGCGGGGAGGTCCCCGTCGCCGTCTACGGGCTCGGGAAGATGGGCCTCCCGCTGGCCACGGTGTACGCCGAGGTCACCGGGAACGTGACCGGGGTCGACGTCGACCCGGACGTGGTCGAGCGCGTGAACCGCGGCGAGAGCCACGTCGCCGGCGAACCGGGACTCGACGACGCCGTCGGCGACCTGGTGGACGCGGGCTCGTTGTCCGCCACCGCCGACGGCGAGGCGGCCGCCGAGGACGCGCGGCTCCACGTCATCATCGTGCCGACCCTCATCGACGAGGGGAACGAGCCGGACCTCTCGGTCGTGACGGAGGTAGCCGAGACGATCTCCGCCGGCCTGGAGCCCGGCGACATGGTGATCGCCGAGTCGACGCTCCCGCCCCGGAGCTGCCGGGACGTGCTCCTCCCGCTGCTGGAGGAGGAGAGCGGCGTATCGCGCGAGGAGTTCGGGCTGGCGTTCTGCCCGGAACGGACCTCCAGCGGGCGCGCGCTCGAGGACATCCGCGGCGCCTACCCGAAGATCGTCGGCGGCATCGACGACGAGAGCGGCCGGCTGGCCGAGCTGATCTACGGCAACGTCAACTCCAACGACGTCATCCGGGTCGCCGACGCGACGACCGCGGAGGCTGTGAAGGTGTTCGAGGGGGTGTACCGCGACGTGAACATCGGGCTCGCGAACGAGCTCGGACGTCACGCGGGCGAACTCGACATCGACGTGACGGAGGCCATCGAGGCGGCCAACACCCAGCCGTTCTGCGAGATCCACCGGCCCGGCGCCGGCGTCGGCGGGCACTGCATCCCGTACTACCCGCACTTCCTCATCCAGCAGTTCGACGCCGACTCGCGGCTGATGGAGACCGCGCGCGGCGTGAACGAGGAGATGCCGGCGTACACGGCCGACGCCGCGCTCGACGGCCTGCTCGGCGAGGGAGTCGACCCCGCCGACGCGTCGGTGCTCGTGCTCGGGCTGACCTACCGGCCCGGCGTGGACGAGCTCCGTGCGACGCCCGCACTCCCGATCGTCGAGGAGCTCTCCTCGGCCGGGACGGACGTGGACGCCGTCGACCCCGTGACCGACGACGACGAGCCGTTCGAGCGCGCCGGCGCGACGATCCGCGACCTCGACGAGGTCGAGGACGCGACGTACGACGCCGTCGTGCTGGTCACCGACCAGCCCGCGTTCGAGTCGCTCGACGTCCCCGCGCTCGGTCCGGAGGACCGCGACCTGGTCGTCGTCGACGGCCGCCAGGCGCTGACGGAACTGCGCGGCGCCGACGGGGTCGCCTACCGGGGGGTGGGCGTCAATGTCTGA
- a CDS encoding nucleotide sugar dehydrogenase — MSESLTSETTRAAVESATVCVVGLGYVGVPLSLGFDEEGLDVVGFDIDRDKVEKLASGDDVTGDHGDEVVAASEIEFTANPAHISQADYVILTVPTPVDDTKNPNLDFIEAASRTVGEYMSEGATVVLESTVYPGVTREVLGPVIEEASGLEMGSGFNLGYSPERLSPGVEGRGLRDVVKIVSGDTDETLAELAALYGLVVDAGVYRAPSIETAEAAKVIENVQRDVNIALVNELAIVCDHLGLETEEVLDAAGSKWNFHDYRPGLVGGHCIPVDPLYLAHGSQRAGYSPDLILTGREVNEYMPKHAAELALRALNDSGRVMKDSRLLILGLAYKANVGDIRTSEVSGVIRELETYGVEVAGYDPHADDEAMAESFGIDIQGERRFEGFDGVLVATAHDEFGDLDLGAVADELNDDPVLVDVAGQFDGESAAEHGFRYECL; from the coding sequence ATGTCTGAGAGCCTCACGTCCGAGACCACCCGCGCGGCGGTCGAATCGGCGACCGTCTGCGTCGTGGGGCTCGGCTACGTCGGCGTCCCCCTCAGCCTCGGCTTCGACGAGGAGGGGCTGGACGTCGTCGGCTTCGACATCGACCGCGACAAGGTGGAGAAGCTCGCGTCGGGCGACGACGTCACCGGCGACCACGGCGACGAGGTCGTCGCCGCGAGCGAGATCGAGTTCACGGCCAACCCGGCCCACATCTCGCAGGCCGACTACGTCATCCTCACCGTGCCGACGCCGGTGGACGACACCAAGAACCCGAACCTCGACTTTATCGAGGCCGCGAGCCGGACGGTCGGCGAGTACATGTCCGAGGGCGCGACGGTCGTGCTCGAGTCGACCGTCTACCCGGGCGTGACCCGCGAGGTGCTCGGGCCGGTCATCGAGGAGGCCTCCGGGCTCGAGATGGGCTCGGGGTTCAACCTCGGCTACTCCCCCGAGCGGCTCTCGCCGGGCGTGGAGGGTCGGGGGCTGCGCGACGTCGTGAAGATCGTCAGCGGCGACACCGACGAGACGCTCGCGGAGCTGGCGGCGCTGTACGGGCTCGTCGTCGACGCCGGCGTCTACCGTGCCCCCTCGATCGAGACGGCCGAGGCCGCGAAGGTGATCGAGAACGTCCAGCGCGACGTCAACATCGCGCTGGTCAACGAGCTCGCGATCGTCTGTGATCACCTCGGCCTCGAGACCGAGGAGGTGCTCGACGCGGCCGGGTCGAAGTGGAACTTCCACGACTACCGCCCCGGGCTGGTCGGCGGACACTGCATCCCCGTCGACCCGCTGTACCTCGCGCACGGCTCCCAGCGAGCCGGCTACTCGCCGGACCTCATCCTGACGGGCCGCGAGGTCAACGAGTACATGCCCAAGCACGCCGCCGAACTGGCGCTGCGCGCGCTCAACGACAGCGGACGGGTGATGAAGGACAGCAGGCTGCTGATCCTCGGGCTCGCCTACAAGGCGAACGTCGGCGACATCCGGACCTCCGAGGTCAGCGGCGTCATCCGGGAACTGGAGACCTACGGCGTCGAGGTCGCCGGCTACGACCCGCACGCCGACGACGAGGCGATGGCCGAGTCGTTCGGGATCGATATCCAGGGGGAGCGACGCTTCGAGGGGTTCGACGGCGTCCTCGTCGCGACGGCACACGACGAGTTCGGCGACCTCGACCTCGGGGCCGTCGCCGACGAGCTGAACGACGACCCGGTGCTCGTGGACGTCGCCGGGCAGTTCGACGGGGAGAGCGCCGCCGAACACGGGTTCCGCTACGAGTGTCTGTGA